The window GTCGCGGTGGTAGGTGAAGAGCAGCGACCCCTGCGGGATGAAGTCCACGAAGTAGCCGTCGGCGCGGACAATGTGGGGTTCGCCGCGCAGCACCGTGCCCCAGAAGACGTGCTCGCCATCGGTGGCCTCGACCCGAACGACCAGCAGCCCGGCATAGCTCGCGGCGTCGGGGTCGGTGCGCTCGGTGACGCGCATGCCCCGTTCGCGGGCGATCAGCGGGGCATTGACCGGGGTCACCCGTTCGATGCTGACCGCCTCCAGCAGGCCCTGGAGCACGGCCAGGCGTACCGGCTGGGTATCTACGTCGGCCAGTTCGCCGCGAAACTCCAGATCATAGCTGCGCACCGGGCTGTGGATCAACTGGTTGATCAGCCGGCCCATCTGCCGGGCCAGTGACAGATAGGGTTGCAGCACGCTCCAGGCTTCGGGGGCGACGAAGGGGGCGTTGACGGCATACCGGGGCGTGGCGCCGCTGAGGGCCGTCACTACCCCCTCGGCCATCTCCGTGCCGGCGGAGGTCTGCGCTTCGGCAGTGCTGGCGCCGATGTGGGGTACGGTAATGATCTTCGGATGGTGGATGATCGGCGCGTCGGCGGGAGGCGGCTCCTGGCTGAAGACGTCCAGAGCTGCGCCGGCCAGGTGACCGGTGTCAATGGCGGCGAGGAGGGCCTGCTCGTCCACCACCCCGCCGCGGCTGGCGTTGATCAGATAGGCCCCGCGTTTCATCTGGGCGATGCGGGTGGCGTCAATCAGGTTCCTGGTGCTCTCCACCAGGGGCACGTGCAGCGAAACCACATCGCTGCGCTGGAGCAGTTCTTCCATGGTCACCAGTTCAACGCCGAGATGGGCCGCGCGGTCGAGCGACACCACCGGGTCGTAGGCCAGCACGTGCATAGCCATGGCCCGGGCTCGTACCGCCACCTCCGAGCCGATGCGCCCCAGGCCCACCAGGCCCAGGGTCTTGCCGCGCACCTCCCAGCCGACGAACTTGTTGCGTTCCCACTTGCCGCTCTGCAGGGAAGCGTGCGCCTGAGGGATGGAACGGGCCAGGGCGATCAGCAAGCCGATCGTCAACTCGGCCACGGCCACATTGTTGGAGGCCGGCGCATTGACCACGACGATGCCCCGGCGCGTGGCGGCGTCAACATCAATGTTATCTACCCCGGTGCCGGCGCGCCCGATAACGCGCAGGCGCGTGCCGGCATCAATCACCTCGGCGGTCACCTTCGTTGCCGAACGCACCACCAGCGCATCATAGCCGCCGACAATCTCCAGGAGCGCGGCTTTATCGAGATCCAGGCGCACGTCAACCTCGGCGGCCTGCCGCATGACCTCCAGACCCTCGGCGGCGATTTTTTCTGTGACGAGAATGCGATCCATGATCTCTCCTTGCATCTGTAGTGGAAGATGGGGAAACCGGGTTTCCCCATCCCCCGCCCGTTGCGGTGCTGGCGGGGAAACCGGGTTTCCCCGCCCCCCGGCCGTTGCGGTGCTGGCGGGGAAACCGGGTTTCCCCGCGCCCCTGCTGTGCTGATGGGGAAACCGGGTTTCCCCACACCCTCGGCCCGCAGGAAAAGAAAAGCCGGTAGCGCAACCCGCCGGGTTACGCGCGTACTGTCGCATGCATCCCATTCTACGCCGGGGCGATACACTCAAGAGGCGGCCAGGAGTCGGACCTCGACCGCCTCGCAGATGGCATGGAGGATGAGGCCGTGGACCTCCTGGATGCGCGCGCCGTTGGCGGAGGGCACGATGATGGAGTGATCGGCCAGCAGGGCGGCGGCGCCGCCGTCTTTGCCGAGGAGGGCCACGCCGATGACGCCCCGTTCTCGCGCGGCGCGGAGGGCGTGGAGGATGTTGGGCGAGTTCCCGGAGGTGCTGAAGACCACCAGCACGTCGCCGGGACGGGCCAGGGCGGTGAGCTGGCGGGCGAACACCGCCTCGTAGCCATAATCATTAGCGATGCAGGTCAGCGCGCTGGCGTCGGCGTTGAGGCACACCGCGGGCAGCGGACGCCGATCGGCGCGGTAGCGGCCCACCAGTTCCTCGGCCAGGTGCAGGGCATCGGCGGCGCTTCCGCCGTTGCCACAGGTGAACAGGGTGCGCCCGGCCAGCAGCGCCTCGGCCACATGCGCAACCACGGCGTCCACCCGGGCGGCCTGGAGCGCGAAGGCGCGCAGCACGGCGGCAAGCTCGTCGAGCTGGTCGCGGAATTGGGCCATGGTGTTGTCCGTTCTTTCGTTCGCGGCGGATTTCTGCCATTTGAGCGTTGTTCCTCACCCACCCCCGCCTCGCTGCGCTCGGCGCCCCCTCCCTCTCCACCGCAGGCGGAGAGGGAGGGGGCCAGGGGGAGGGTGAGGACACCAGCCTCACCTCAACCCGCGCGTGCCTTTCAGGCGCCTGGCGATCGTCGCCGCGGCCAGGTGCCACTGCTCGCGCAGTTCCAGCGGCCAGGAGGGAGCAAGAGCCTCCAGGTCGGCGAGGGTCGCCGCGTCGCCGATCCAGGCCAGGGCCTCCACCGCCTTGCGGCGCAGATACAGCGGACCGGTTGGCCCGTCATCAGGCCGCAGCGCCACGGCGAATGCGCCGATACACAACTCCGGCACTGGCCGCCAGGCAGCGATGTCCTGGATGATCTGCTTGACCGTAGGCCCATCGCGGCCATCGGGCAGTTCCAGCACTCGGTCGGGCGCGCCCGCACCGATCCACGCCAGGGATTGCATGGCTCTGGCCTTCACCGACTGGTTCGGGCTGGTGATGAGGATCCTCAGGAGCCAGTCAATCACATCGGGATCGGCGGCCCGCACTCGGCCCGCCAGATACGCCAGTTGCTGGGCGGCCCGGTCGGGAATGTCGGCATTGCCACGCACCAGCACTGCCAGCAGGGGGGCCACCCGGTCCGGCTCGAAGAGGGTCAGCGCGTCGGCGGCGGCCCACATGGTATCGGCCCAGTCATCGCTGATCGAGGTGTTCGCGTCATCGGACGGGCCGAGGATCACCCGCAACAGAAAGCGCGCGTCGAGGAGTTTGTTCTCGTTGTCGTCGCCGAGATCGGCCAGGGCGAAGATCGCCAGCGCCCGTTCGGGCGGCGAGGGCGACTCCAGGATGATCGCCCGCAGCTTCTCACGCCCGCCTGTCTCGCGTCCCCACAGATCCAGAATGTTCCGCAGCATGCCCTCATCACGGAGCTCCTGGAGCGATTTCGGCGGCGCCTGCGAGCCTGCCGGCCCCTTCAGCGAGACCTCGTTGCGGTAGCCGGCCGCAACGATGGGACCCTGCTGCGGTGCTCCGGCCAGCCACAGGGGCGCGAGGTTG of the Chloroflexaceae bacterium genome contains:
- the serA gene encoding phosphoglycerate dehydrogenase, translated to MDRILVTEKIAAEGLEVMRQAAEVDVRLDLDKAALLEIVGGYDALVVRSATKVTAEVIDAGTRLRVIGRAGTGVDNIDVDAATRRGIVVVNAPASNNVAVAELTIGLLIALARSIPQAHASLQSGKWERNKFVGWEVRGKTLGLVGLGRIGSEVAVRARAMAMHVLAYDPVVSLDRAAHLGVELVTMEELLQRSDVVSLHVPLVESTRNLIDATRIAQMKRGAYLINASRGGVVDEQALLAAIDTGHLAGAALDVFSQEPPPADAPIIHHPKIITVPHIGASTAEAQTSAGTEMAEGVVTALSGATPRYAVNAPFVAPEAWSVLQPYLSLARQMGRLINQLIHSPVRSYDLEFRGELADVDTQPVRLAVLQGLLEAVSIERVTPVNAPLIARERGMRVTERTDPDAASYAGLLVVRVEATDGEHVFWGTVLRGEPHIVRADGYFVDFIPQGSLLFTYHRDRPGMIGRVGTILGAADVNISGMYVGRLAPREHAMMVLTLDEPASDEVLAQIRALEGIEQAYSVNL
- a CDS encoding SIS domain-containing protein, which codes for MAQFRDQLDELAAVLRAFALQAARVDAVVAHVAEALLAGRTLFTCGNGGSAADALHLAEELVGRYRADRRPLPAVCLNADASALTCIANDYGYEAVFARQLTALARPGDVLVVFSTSGNSPNILHALRAARERGVIGVALLGKDGGAAALLADHSIIVPSANGARIQEVHGLILHAICEAVEVRLLAAS